Proteins encoded together in one Streptomyces umbrinus window:
- a CDS encoding S28 family serine protease — protein MRKTLRWLLSLVVLIGTVSTAGAATAAQPDATGTKVVTDDAADIKDRLLAIPGMSLIEEKPYTGYRFFVLNYTQPVDHRKPSKGTFQQRITVLHKDTARPTVFYTGGYNVSTTPSRREPTQIVDGNQVSMEYRYFTPSRPAPADWTKLDIWQAASDQHRIFKALKPIYDKKWVSTGGSKGGMTATYFERFYPRDMDGVVAYVAPNDVVNKEDSAYDRFFAKVGTKECRTRLNAVQREALVRRTALEKKYKEVAAAEGYTFNTVGSLDKAYEAVVLDYVWGFWQYSTLADCESIPADAKNATDEEIWTSVDTISGFSFYTDQGLEPYTPYYYQAGTQLGAPTIGFPHIEKKLIRYGYQPPRNFVPRDISMKFQPGAMHDVDAWVKRNANQMLFVYGQNDPWGAEPFHLGKGARDSYVFTAPGMNHGANVAGLVADQKALATARILEWAGVASAAVQANPDKAKPLAKYDSKLDKRKAERQLRP, from the coding sequence ATGCGCAAGACGCTCAGATGGCTGTTGTCGCTCGTGGTGCTGATAGGCACCGTGAGCACGGCCGGGGCGGCCACCGCCGCCCAGCCGGACGCCACCGGCACGAAGGTCGTCACCGACGACGCCGCGGACATCAAGGACCGGCTCCTCGCGATCCCGGGCATGAGCCTGATCGAGGAGAAGCCCTACACGGGCTACCGCTTCTTCGTCCTCAACTACACCCAGCCCGTCGACCACCGGAAGCCGTCCAAGGGCACCTTCCAGCAGCGGATCACCGTGCTGCACAAGGACACGGCCCGCCCGACGGTCTTCTACACCGGCGGCTACAACGTCTCCACGACCCCGAGTCGCCGCGAGCCGACCCAGATCGTGGACGGCAACCAGGTCTCGATGGAGTACCGCTACTTCACTCCGTCCCGGCCCGCGCCGGCCGACTGGACCAAGCTGGACATCTGGCAGGCCGCCAGCGACCAGCACCGCATCTTCAAGGCCCTCAAGCCGATCTACGACAAGAAGTGGGTCTCCACCGGCGGCTCGAAGGGCGGCATGACCGCCACCTACTTCGAGCGCTTCTACCCGCGTGACATGGACGGCGTCGTCGCGTACGTCGCCCCCAACGACGTGGTGAACAAGGAGGACTCGGCGTACGACCGGTTCTTCGCGAAGGTCGGCACCAAGGAGTGCCGCACCCGGCTGAACGCGGTGCAGCGCGAGGCACTCGTCCGCCGTACTGCACTGGAGAAGAAGTACAAGGAGGTGGCCGCCGCCGAGGGCTACACCTTCAACACCGTCGGCAGCCTGGACAAGGCCTACGAGGCGGTCGTCCTCGACTACGTCTGGGGCTTCTGGCAGTACAGCACCCTCGCCGACTGCGAGTCGATCCCGGCGGACGCGAAGAACGCGACCGACGAGGAGATCTGGACGTCGGTCGACACGATCTCCGGCTTCTCCTTCTACACGGACCAGGGCCTGGAGCCGTACACGCCGTACTACTACCAGGCGGGTACGCAGCTCGGCGCGCCGACCATCGGCTTCCCGCACATCGAGAAGAAGCTGATCCGGTACGGCTACCAGCCGCCGCGGAACTTCGTGCCGCGCGACATCTCCATGAAGTTCCAGCCCGGCGCCATGCACGACGTCGACGCCTGGGTGAAGCGCAACGCGAACCAGATGCTGTTCGTGTACGGCCAGAACGACCCGTGGGGCGCCGAGCCGTTCCACCTCGGGAAGGGCGCGCGTGACTCGTACGTCTTCACGGCCCCCGGCATGAACCACGGCGCCAACGTCGCGGGTCTCGTCGCCGACCAGAAGGCCCTCGCCACGGCCCGGATCCTGGAGTGGGCGGGCGTCGCCTCCGCCGCGGTCCAGGCGAACCCGGACAAGGCGAAGCCGCTGGCCAAGTACGACTCGAAGCTCGACAAGCGCAAGGCGGAGCGTCAGCTCAGGCCGTAA
- a CDS encoding tetratricopeptide repeat protein codes for MSGVPRTGCAETMDALREELQRAAEGPSAEGLPTLPADRDRPVGDRPVEEPPSADDEVSESERILADRERTLGPDHPDTLLARTNVGGACQQAGHPDRAVRLFEQILADGERVLGPDHPDTLTFRNNLAGGHEAAGDPARAIPLYEDALTGRERVLGPDDLRTLQCRDNLARAHELTDAPAQAIPLHERTLTDRERTLGPGHPYTLLSRGNLAYTHHTAGNGEMGAQLFAHTLTDSERHLGPDHPATRHVRQLLTHVRSA; via the coding sequence ATGTCCGGAGTGCCACGCACGGGATGTGCCGAGACCATGGACGCGCTTCGCGAGGAACTGCAAAGGGCCGCGGAGGGCCCGTCGGCGGAGGGGTTACCGACCCTCCCGGCGGACAGGGACCGGCCGGTGGGGGACCGCCCGGTGGAGGAGCCACCATCCGCCGACGACGAGGTGTCGGAGTCCGAGCGGATCCTGGCCGACCGGGAACGCACGCTGGGCCCCGACCACCCCGACACCCTGCTCGCCCGTACGAACGTCGGCGGTGCCTGTCAGCAGGCGGGGCACCCGGATCGCGCAGTGCGGCTGTTCGAACAGATCCTGGCCGACGGGGAACGCGTCCTGGGGCCCGACCACCCCGACACCCTCACCTTCCGGAACAACCTCGCGGGCGGCCACGAGGCAGCCGGCGACCCGGCCCGCGCAATCCCGCTCTACGAAGACGCCCTGACCGGCCGTGAGCGTGTCCTCGGCCCGGACGACCTGCGCACCCTGCAATGCCGGGACAACCTCGCCCGAGCCCACGAACTCACAGACGCACCGGCCCAGGCCATCCCCCTCCACGAGCGGACCCTGACCGACCGCGAACGCACGCTGGGCCCCGGCCACCCGTACACGCTCCTCTCCCGCGGCAACCTCGCCTACACCCACCACACGGCGGGCAACGGGGAGATGGGCGCGCAGTTGTTCGCGCACACCCTGACCGACAGCGAACGCCACCTGGGGCCTGACCACCCCGCGACCCGGCACGTCCGGCAGCTGCTGACCCACGTACGGAGCGCCTGA
- a CDS encoding DUF397 domain-containing protein encodes MSELTWFKSSYSDNTGGDCVEAAFTWRKSSYSDSGGGDCVEVATTSAIHIRDSKDIARPSLRVSPVAWRLFIADVRTASHPSC; translated from the coding sequence ATGAGCGAGCTGACATGGTTCAAGAGCAGCTACAGCGACAACACCGGCGGTGATTGTGTCGAGGCCGCCTTCACTTGGCGCAAGAGCAGCTACAGCGACTCGGGCGGCGGTGATTGCGTAGAGGTGGCCACCACCTCCGCCATCCACATCCGTGATTCCAAAGACATCGCACGCCCCTCCCTCCGGGTCTCCCCCGTCGCCTGGCGTCTCTTCATAGCTGACGTAAGGACCGCCTCCCACCCCTCATGCTGA
- a CDS encoding ABC transporter ATP-binding protein, with protein sequence MATQRGWARRLAGYAWRYPKDVVLALGASLGGMAVMALVPLVTKVIIDDVVGDHTRGMAPWAAALIGAGVVVYVLTYIRRYYGGRLALDVQHDLRTDMYETITRLDGRRQDELSTGQVVGRATSDLQLIQGLLFMLPMTVGNVLLFLISLVIMAWLSLPLTLVALAVAPALWVIAKRSRSKLHPATWYAQAQAAAVAGVVDGAVSGVRVVKGFGQEDQETGKLREIGRKLFAGRLRTIRLNSRYTPALQAVPALGQVAMLALGGWLAVKGQITLGTFVAFSAYLAQLVGPVRMLAMVLTVGQQARAGAERVLELIDTRPSIKDGTKPLPAYAPATVEFDDVSFAYEDSRPVLDGLSFEIRAGETLAVVGSSGSGKSTVSLLLPRFYDVTRGAVLIGGHDVRELTVDSLRAAIGLVPEDSFLFSDTVRANIAYGRPEATREEIEKAARAAQADRFIAALPEGYDTKVGEHGLTLSGGQRQRVALARAILTDPRLLVLDDATSAVDARVEHEIHEALKQVMADRTTLLIAHRRSTLNLADRIAVLDEGRLADIGTHRELTERSPLYRRLLTDPDELGGVSPGHARPACPQEDTSVREELDAEFDAERGVTPHLWTGDREPKDTALDGSPATPELLAQVDALPPATDIPEIDEARAVTPEESYGLRRLLRGFGLPLLVSLGLVAVDAGMGLLLPVLIRHGIDQGVSEVALGAVWAASALALVTVVVQWVAQTGEIRMTGRTGERVLYSLRLKIFAQLQRLGLDYYERELTGRIMTRMTTDVDALSTFLQTGLVTAFVSVVTFFGIMVALLVIDVGLAVVVFLTLPPLIIGTFFFRRASVKAYELARERVSVVNADLQESVSGLRILQAFRREGAGGERFAERSDSYRQARIRGQWLISIYFPFVQLLSAVAAAAVLIVGAGRVDAGTLTTGALVAYLLYIDLFFAPVQQLSQVFDGYQQATVSLGRIQELLQEPTSTKAADEPLEVLSLRGEIVFEDVDFAYGSADEAEEALSEVSLSIPAGQTVAFVGETGAGKSTLVKLVARFYDPTGGRVTVDGTDLRSLDITSYRHRLGVVPQEAYLFLGTVRDAIAYGRPDASDAEVEAAARTVGAHDMIATLDGGYLHEVAERGRNLSAGQRQLIALARAELVDPDILLLDEATAALDLATEAQVNQATDRIAGRRTTLVVAHRLTTAARADRVVVVADGRVAEDGTHDELLARGGRYAELWRTFVGEPDQDEVATVSTSK encoded by the coding sequence GTGGCGACACAGCGGGGATGGGCACGACGGCTGGCCGGGTACGCCTGGCGGTACCCGAAGGACGTCGTGCTCGCGCTGGGCGCCTCGCTCGGCGGCATGGCCGTCATGGCCCTGGTCCCGCTGGTCACCAAGGTGATCATCGACGACGTCGTCGGGGACCACACCCGGGGCATGGCCCCCTGGGCCGCAGCGCTCATCGGCGCCGGAGTCGTCGTCTACGTACTCACCTACATCCGCCGCTACTACGGCGGCCGCCTCGCGCTCGACGTCCAGCACGACCTGCGCACGGACATGTACGAGACGATCACCCGCCTCGACGGCCGTCGCCAGGACGAGCTGTCGACCGGCCAGGTCGTGGGCCGCGCGACCAGCGACCTCCAGCTCATCCAGGGACTGCTGTTCATGCTCCCGATGACGGTCGGGAACGTACTGCTCTTCCTGATCTCCCTCGTGATCATGGCCTGGCTGTCGCTGCCGCTCACCCTGGTCGCCCTCGCCGTCGCCCCGGCCCTGTGGGTCATCGCCAAGCGCAGCCGCTCCAAGCTCCACCCCGCCACCTGGTACGCCCAGGCGCAGGCGGCCGCCGTTGCCGGTGTCGTGGACGGCGCGGTCAGCGGCGTACGCGTGGTCAAGGGCTTCGGCCAGGAGGACCAGGAGACCGGCAAGCTCCGCGAGATCGGCCGCAAGCTCTTCGCGGGCCGGCTGCGCACGATCCGGCTGAACTCCAGGTACACCCCGGCGCTCCAGGCGGTCCCGGCCCTCGGCCAGGTGGCCATGCTGGCTCTCGGCGGCTGGCTGGCGGTCAAGGGGCAGATCACCCTCGGCACCTTCGTGGCCTTCTCCGCCTACCTCGCCCAGCTGGTCGGACCCGTCCGCATGCTCGCGATGGTCCTCACGGTCGGCCAGCAGGCCCGGGCCGGCGCCGAGCGCGTCCTGGAGCTGATCGACACCCGGCCGTCGATCAAGGACGGCACGAAACCGCTGCCCGCCTACGCCCCCGCGACCGTCGAGTTCGACGACGTGTCCTTCGCCTACGAGGACAGCCGCCCGGTCCTGGACGGCCTCTCGTTCGAGATCCGCGCGGGCGAGACCCTCGCGGTCGTCGGCTCCTCCGGTTCCGGCAAGTCCACGGTCTCCCTCCTGCTGCCCCGCTTCTACGACGTGACCAGGGGCGCGGTCCTCATCGGCGGCCACGACGTGCGCGAGCTGACCGTCGACTCGCTGCGGGCCGCGATCGGGCTCGTCCCCGAGGACTCCTTCCTCTTCTCCGACACCGTCCGCGCCAACATCGCGTACGGCCGTCCCGAGGCCACCCGGGAGGAGATCGAGAAGGCGGCCCGGGCCGCCCAGGCGGACCGCTTCATCGCCGCGCTGCCCGAGGGCTACGACACCAAGGTCGGCGAGCACGGCCTCACCCTCTCCGGCGGCCAGCGCCAGCGTGTGGCACTGGCCCGCGCGATCCTCACCGACCCCCGTCTGCTGGTCCTGGACGACGCGACCTCGGCCGTGGACGCCCGTGTGGAGCACGAGATCCACGAGGCCCTCAAGCAGGTCATGGCGGACCGCACCACGCTCCTCATCGCCCACCGCCGCTCCACCCTGAACCTCGCCGACCGCATCGCGGTCCTCGACGAGGGCCGCCTCGCCGACATCGGCACGCACCGCGAGCTGACGGAACGGTCACCGCTCTACCGGCGCCTGCTCACCGACCCGGACGAGCTGGGCGGCGTCTCGCCCGGTCACGCCCGGCCGGCCTGTCCGCAGGAGGACACCTCCGTACGGGAGGAGCTGGACGCCGAGTTCGACGCCGAGCGGGGCGTCACCCCACACCTGTGGACGGGTGACCGCGAGCCCAAGGACACCGCCCTCGACGGATCGCCCGCGACCCCCGAACTCCTCGCCCAGGTCGACGCGCTGCCCCCGGCCACCGACATTCCCGAGATCGACGAGGCACGCGCGGTCACGCCGGAGGAGTCGTACGGCCTGAGGCGTCTGCTGCGCGGCTTCGGGCTCCCCCTCCTCGTGAGTCTCGGCCTGGTCGCCGTGGACGCGGGCATGGGTCTGCTCCTGCCGGTCCTGATCCGGCACGGCATCGACCAGGGCGTCTCCGAGGTCGCCCTCGGCGCCGTCTGGGCCGCGTCCGCCCTCGCCCTGGTGACCGTCGTCGTCCAGTGGGTGGCGCAGACCGGCGAGATCCGCATGACCGGACGCACGGGCGAACGCGTCCTGTACTCGCTGCGTCTGAAGATCTTCGCCCAGCTCCAGCGCCTCGGACTCGACTACTACGAACGCGAGTTGACCGGCCGGATCATGACCCGGATGACGACGGACGTGGACGCGCTGTCCACGTTCCTCCAGACGGGCCTGGTCACGGCGTTCGTCTCGGTCGTCACCTTCTTCGGCATCATGGTCGCCCTGCTGGTGATCGACGTGGGTCTGGCAGTGGTCGTCTTCCTGACGCTGCCGCCGCTGATCATCGGTACGTTCTTCTTCCGCAGGGCCAGCGTGAAGGCGTACGAACTCGCCCGTGAGCGCGTGTCCGTGGTGAACGCGGACCTCCAGGAGTCGGTGTCCGGGCTGCGGATCCTCCAGGCGTTCCGCCGCGAGGGCGCGGGCGGTGAGCGGTTCGCGGAGCGCAGCGACAGCTACCGCCAGGCGCGTATCCGCGGCCAGTGGCTCATCTCGATCTACTTCCCGTTCGTGCAGCTGCTGTCGGCGGTCGCGGCGGCAGCGGTCCTGATCGTGGGCGCGGGCCGGGTCGACGCGGGCACCCTCACCACGGGTGCGCTGGTGGCGTACCTCCTCTACATCGACCTGTTCTTCGCCCCCGTGCAGCAGCTCTCGCAGGTCTTCGACGGATACCAGCAGGCGACCGTCTCGCTCGGCCGGATCCAGGAACTGCTCCAGGAGCCCACGTCGACGAAGGCCGCCGACGAGCCGCTCGAAGTGCTGTCCCTGCGGGGCGAGATCGTCTTCGAGGACGTGGACTTCGCGTACGGCTCCGCCGACGAAGCAGAAGAGGCCCTCAGCGAGGTCTCGTTGAGCATCCCGGCCGGGCAGACCGTCGCGTTCGTCGGCGAGACGGGCGCCGGGAAGTCGACCCTCGTCAAGCTCGTGGCCCGCTTCTACGACCCGACCGGCGGCCGGGTCACGGTCGACGGCACCGATCTGCGCTCCCTCGACATCACGTCGTACCGCCACCGTCTGGGCGTCGTCCCGCAGGAGGCGTACCTGTTCCTGGGCACGGTCCGGGACGCCATCGCGTACGGCCGTCCGGACGCGAGCGACGCCGAGGTGGAGGCGGCGGCCCGCACGGTCGGCGCGCACGACATGATCGCCACGCTGGACGGCGGCTACCTCCACGAGGTCGCCGAACGCGGCCGCAACCTCTCCGCCGGGCAACGGCAGCTGATCGCGCTGGCCCGCGCGGAACTCGTCGACCCGGACATCCTGCTCCTCGACGAGGCCACCGCCGCCCTCGACCTGGCCACCGAGGCCCAGGTCAACCAGGCCACCGACCGCATCGCGGGCCGCCGCACCACACTGGTGGTCGCCCACCGCCTGACCACGGCCGCCCGCGCGGACCGCGTCGTGGTCGTGGCCGACGGCCGCGTCGCGGAGGACGGCACACACGACGAACTGCTCGCACGGGGCGGCCGGTACGCGGAGCTGTGGCGGACGTTCGTGGGGGAGCCCGACCAGGACGAGGTCGCGACCGTCAGTACGTCGAAGTGA
- a CDS encoding glycoside hydrolase family 3 protein, with protein MHTSRRTLLAATAGAAAVVAVGGGPALAEDDDTARHDDKRLRALISRMTLEEKVGQLFVMRVYGHSATAPDQADIDANLKEIGVRDAAELIAKYRVGGIIYFGWAHNTRDPHQIADLSNGIQKAALAQPRGLPVLISTDQEHGIVARVGKPATLFPGAMALGAGGSRTDARTAGRIGGAELRAMGVRQDYAPVADVNVNPANPVIGVRSFGADPQAVAGMVAAQVKGYQSAGVAATSKHFPGHGDTETDSHYGFPVIEHTEAQWAELDAPPFRAAIAAGIDSIMTAHIMVPALDPSGDPATLSRPILTGILRERLGYDGVVVTDSLGMEGVRTKYGDDRVPVLALKAGVDQLLNPPKLDVAWNAVLQAVRGGELTEARLDESILRVLRLKAKLGLIKDPYVTRRGVDRVVGISSHLKAADRIAERTTTLLVNSGGLLPLSRRTHRTVLVVGADPASPSGTTGPPTTVLGAALTELGFTATVLSTGTAPTDATIAKAVAAAQGVDAVLVGTYNVTAASTQRTLVNQLLATGRPVVALAIRNPYDVAQLPDVKAYLAAYSWTDVELRAAVRVLAGRADPVGELPVPVQKADKPTEVLYPVGHGLRY; from the coding sequence GTGCACACCTCCAGACGTACGCTGCTCGCGGCGACCGCGGGCGCGGCGGCGGTTGTCGCCGTCGGCGGCGGTCCGGCGCTGGCCGAGGACGACGACACCGCCAGGCACGACGACAAGAGGCTCCGGGCCCTGATCTCCCGTATGACGCTCGAAGAGAAGGTCGGGCAGCTCTTCGTGATGCGGGTGTACGGGCACTCGGCGACCGCGCCCGACCAGGCCGACATCGACGCCAACCTCAAGGAGATCGGCGTACGCGATGCCGCCGAGCTGATCGCGAAGTACCGGGTCGGCGGGATCATCTACTTCGGGTGGGCGCACAACACCCGTGACCCGCACCAGATCGCGGACCTGAGCAACGGCATCCAGAAGGCCGCGCTGGCACAGCCCCGCGGGCTGCCCGTGCTCATCTCCACCGACCAGGAGCACGGCATCGTCGCCCGCGTGGGCAAGCCCGCCACGCTCTTCCCGGGTGCCATGGCCCTCGGGGCCGGCGGCTCGCGCACGGACGCCCGTACGGCGGGGCGGATCGGCGGTGCCGAACTGCGCGCGATGGGCGTCCGGCAGGACTACGCGCCGGTCGCCGACGTGAACGTCAACCCGGCCAACCCGGTCATCGGCGTACGGTCCTTCGGTGCCGATCCGCAGGCGGTGGCGGGGATGGTCGCCGCGCAGGTGAAGGGGTACCAGAGCGCCGGGGTCGCCGCCACGTCCAAGCACTTCCCGGGGCACGGGGACACCGAGACCGACAGTCACTACGGCTTCCCGGTCATCGAGCACACCGAGGCGCAGTGGGCCGAGCTCGACGCTCCGCCGTTCCGCGCCGCGATCGCCGCCGGGATCGACTCGATCATGACCGCGCACATCATGGTTCCGGCGCTCGATCCGTCCGGCGACCCGGCGACCCTCTCCCGGCCCATCCTCACCGGCATCCTGCGCGAGCGGCTCGGCTACGACGGGGTCGTGGTGACGGACTCGCTGGGCATGGAGGGTGTCCGGACCAAGTACGGGGACGACCGGGTGCCCGTGCTCGCGCTCAAGGCCGGTGTCGACCAGCTCCTCAATCCGCCGAAGCTGGACGTCGCCTGGAACGCGGTCCTCCAGGCCGTCCGCGGGGGCGAGCTGACGGAGGCGCGCCTCGACGAATCGATCCTGCGGGTGCTGCGGCTGAAGGCCAAGCTGGGGCTGATCAAGGATCCGTATGTCACTCGGCGCGGGGTGGACCGGGTCGTGGGGATCTCGTCGCATCTCAAGGCCGCTGATCGCATTGCCGAGCGGACCACGACTCTTCTCGTCAACTCCGGTGGGCTGCTGCCGCTTTCGCGTCGTACGCATCGGACCGTTCTTGTCGTCGGGGCCGATCCCGCCTCGCCGTCCGGGACCACCGGGCCGCCCACGACCGTGCTCGGCGCCGCGCTGACCGAGCTGGGCTTCACGGCGACTGTTCTCTCCACGGGCACGGCCCCCACCGACGCGACCATTGCGAAAGCCGTCGCGGCGGCCCAGGGCGTGGACGCGGTGCTCGTGGGGACGTACAACGTCACCGCCGCCTCCACTCAGCGGACGCTCGTGAACCAGTTGCTCGCCACGGGTCGGCCGGTGGTCGCGCTCGCCATCCGCAATCCGTACGACGTGGCCCAACTGCCCGATGTCAAGGCCTACTTGGCGGCGTACTCCTGGACGGACGTCGAGCTGCGCGCCGCCGTGCGCGTGCTCGCGGGGCGTGCCGACCCGGTGGGCGAACTGCCTGTGCCGGTGCAGAAGGCGGACAAGCCGACGGAGGTGCTGTACCCCGTCGGGCACGGTCTGAGGTACTAG
- a CDS encoding ATP-binding protein: MTRSVPEARRGARSVLTEWRIPTDAAEAIELIVSELATNAVRHARVPDRFFEVALTYDGDKAVEVEVSDASPRLPEPQVPSLEAESGRGLPLVAALAESWELRGRVIGKTVWARVLTR; encoded by the coding sequence GTGACCCGCTCCGTACCGGAGGCCCGCCGAGGGGCCAGGTCCGTACTCACGGAATGGCGGATCCCGACCGACGCGGCGGAGGCGATCGAACTGATCGTGTCGGAGCTGGCGACGAACGCGGTACGCCACGCCCGCGTACCCGACCGCTTCTTCGAGGTGGCGCTCACCTACGACGGCGACAAGGCGGTCGAGGTGGAGGTCTCCGACGCGTCGCCCCGCCTCCCGGAACCCCAAGTCCCGTCCCTGGAGGCGGAGTCGGGTCGAGGCCTGCCCCTCGTGGCGGCCCTGGCGGAGAGCTGGGAACTCAGAGGCAGAGTGATCGGCAAGACGGTATGGGCGAGGGTGCTCACACGGTAG
- a CDS encoding helix-turn-helix domain-containing protein yields the protein MAQPKKNSSSPAAQYFAEVLRMLRTKAGLSQNELGERMAYTGAAVSAVETCAKPATDEFIEAAEKALEAGGLIAAAAKYLRLERYPAHFQGFVQLEQEALSVSSYCVVLIDGLLQTQEYAQRLFDHAFPPLEEDEVDRLVAARMERRALFDRKPIAVTNVILEESALRRLIGGPEVMRAQYEYLITCSERQNVTLQVMPSARAGHAGLPGPMKLIETPEQISLVYLEGQGNSSLVSKADEVGVLARRYAMIRSQALGPEESVGVIEQLAGEL from the coding sequence ATGGCGCAACCCAAGAAGAACTCGTCGTCACCCGCCGCGCAGTATTTCGCGGAGGTACTGCGGATGCTGCGTACGAAGGCGGGGTTGTCGCAGAACGAGTTGGGCGAGCGGATGGCTTATACGGGGGCCGCGGTGAGCGCCGTCGAGACGTGCGCGAAGCCGGCGACCGATGAGTTCATCGAGGCCGCGGAGAAGGCGCTGGAGGCGGGTGGATTGATCGCGGCTGCGGCCAAGTATTTGCGGCTGGAGCGCTATCCGGCCCACTTTCAGGGGTTCGTTCAGCTTGAGCAGGAGGCGTTGAGCGTTTCCTCGTACTGCGTCGTGCTGATCGATGGGCTTCTGCAGACCCAGGAGTACGCACAGCGCCTGTTCGACCACGCCTTTCCCCCTCTGGAGGAGGACGAGGTCGATCGCCTGGTGGCAGCTCGGATGGAGCGCAGGGCTCTGTTCGACAGGAAGCCAATTGCGGTAACTAACGTCATCCTTGAGGAGTCGGCGCTACGACGGCTGATCGGAGGACCCGAGGTCATGCGCGCCCAGTACGAATACCTCATCACCTGCTCGGAGCGCCAGAACGTCACGCTGCAGGTCATGCCCTCCGCACGGGCGGGGCACGCGGGGCTCCCGGGTCCGATGAAGCTGATCGAAACACCGGAGCAGATCTCGCTCGTCTACTTGGAGGGGCAAGGCAACAGTTCGCTGGTTTCCAAGGCGGACGAGGTCGGCGTACTGGCTCGGCGATATGCGATGATCCGCTCGCAGGCCCTTGGGCCAGAGGAATCCGTAGGCGTAATCGAGCAGTTGGCGGGTGAGCTATGA
- a CDS encoding sugar phosphate isomerase/epimerase family protein, producing the protein MKLAFSTLGVPGLPISDVVRLAATHGYHGVELRAHPEEPVHPGIDLAERADVAAEFKAAGIEILGLAGYARVAAPGDDGPVIAEIRGLLELARDLGAPYIRVFPGGGPDQTPEEADATAARRLGTAAEYAADLGVRILLETHDSHRTGADAIRILGLVGHRQAGALWDVMHTWLGGEQPPSTFAALSPHLGYIQVKDIASADDTTPLPLGTGVLPLTECVELLSREGWDGWLCWEYEKRWYEAAAPLEGLLGAGREHLSRLLNESA; encoded by the coding sequence ATGAAGCTGGCCTTCTCCACCCTCGGCGTTCCCGGACTCCCGATCAGCGACGTGGTGCGCCTCGCCGCCACGCACGGCTATCACGGCGTCGAGCTGCGCGCGCATCCCGAGGAGCCGGTCCACCCCGGCATCGACCTAGCCGAACGGGCCGACGTGGCGGCCGAGTTCAAGGCCGCGGGCATCGAGATCCTCGGCCTCGCCGGGTACGCGCGCGTCGCGGCGCCGGGCGATGACGGCCCCGTGATCGCCGAGATCCGCGGCCTCCTCGAACTGGCCCGGGACCTCGGCGCCCCCTACATCCGCGTCTTCCCCGGCGGCGGCCCCGACCAGACCCCCGAGGAGGCCGACGCCACGGCCGCCCGGCGCCTGGGCACGGCCGCCGAGTACGCCGCCGACCTGGGCGTACGCATCCTTCTTGAGACCCACGACTCGCATCGCACGGGAGCCGACGCGATCCGCATCCTCGGCCTGGTCGGCCACCGCCAGGCCGGCGCCCTGTGGGACGTCATGCACACCTGGCTCGGCGGCGAACAGCCCCCGTCCACCTTCGCCGCGCTCTCCCCGCACCTCGGCTACATCCAGGTCAAGGACATCGCCTCCGCCGACGACACCACCCCGCTGCCGCTCGGCACGGGCGTCCTCCCCCTCACCGAGTGCGTCGAACTCCTCTCCCGCGAGGGCTGGGACGGCTGGCTGTGCTGGGAGTACGAGAAGCGGTGGTACGAGGCCGCGGCCCCACTTGAGGGGTTGCTGGGAGCCGGGCGGGAGCATCTGTCGCGGTTGCTGAACGAGTCGGCGTAG